The Streptomyces sp. NBC_01689 genome includes a window with the following:
- a CDS encoding carbohydrate-binding protein codes for MTPGSNGASTPEDDDPFGYLYADGQANGATPPSGGGGYGYPGSVNRVRAVGERQYGQQQNGYGQQQAAAPTAPYGQAPQQGAYGQPAAYGQPTQQQPGYGRPNAHHSAPETAPGGAPASRQSAGGGRGRGPNTKGLLIGAIAVVAAVVIGIGIAMMGGDSNDGKSDDAAGSSPQASQSASASASASEPGGSEAELPKIDAKALNLGAGVSTASDVPGAKSDGGTYVSGLNAPGAQVTWTVNGIPENGDYTLFARYSTAGADAKMTLTINGKVFGSKLNMTNFTGAADGDFAKGWTKTYAYPTLTKGTNTISISCGDGDSCNVLLDQLSLKKGQVKN; via the coding sequence ATGACGCCCGGCAGCAACGGCGCGAGCACGCCCGAGGACGACGACCCGTTCGGCTACCTGTACGCCGACGGTCAGGCCAACGGCGCCACCCCGCCCAGCGGAGGCGGCGGCTACGGCTACCCGGGCTCGGTCAACCGGGTGCGAGCGGTCGGCGAACGCCAGTACGGACAGCAGCAGAACGGTTACGGCCAGCAGCAGGCCGCCGCGCCCACCGCGCCCTACGGCCAGGCTCCGCAGCAGGGTGCGTACGGTCAGCCGGCCGCCTACGGCCAGCCCACCCAGCAGCAGCCCGGCTACGGCCGTCCGAACGCGCACCACTCGGCGCCCGAGACGGCCCCCGGCGGTGCGCCCGCCTCCCGGCAGTCGGCCGGCGGCGGCCGCGGTCGCGGCCCCAACACCAAGGGCCTCCTGATCGGCGCGATCGCCGTCGTCGCGGCCGTCGTCATCGGCATCGGCATCGCGATGATGGGCGGCGACTCGAACGACGGCAAGAGCGACGACGCGGCGGGCTCGTCCCCGCAGGCCTCGCAGAGCGCCTCGGCGAGCGCGTCGGCCAGTGAGCCGGGCGGTTCCGAGGCGGAGCTGCCGAAGATCGACGCGAAGGCGCTGAACCTGGGCGCCGGTGTCTCCACGGCGTCGGACGTCCCGGGCGCCAAGTCCGACGGCGGCACCTATGTCAGCGGCCTCAACGCACCCGGGGCGCAGGTCACCTGGACCGTGAACGGCATCCCCGAGAACGGCGACTACACCCTCTTCGCGCGCTACAGCACGGCCGGCGCCGACGCGAAGATGACGCTCACGATCAACGGGAAGGTGTTCGGCAGCAAGCTGAACATGACCAACTTCACGGGCGCGGCCGACGGTGACTTCGCGAAGGGCTGGACGAAGACCTACGCGTATCCCACCCTCACCAAGGGCACCAACACGATCTCCATCTCCTGCGGGGACGGCGACAGTTGCAACGTCCTGCTCGACCAGCTCTCGCTGAAAAAGGGTCAGGTCAAGAACTAG
- a CDS encoding 1-phosphofructokinase family hexose kinase: MILTVTLNTAVDITYRVRALRPHSSHRVSEVTERPGGKGLNVARVLAALGHRVTVTGFSGGVTGRSLREQLTGCAGLVDALVPVSGPTRRTIAVVDTASGDTTQLNEPGPEVTPAEWAAFQETYGHLLRSASAVALCGSLPPGVPVGAYAGLVRAARAAAVPVLLDTSGEPLRRGVAARPDIVKPNADELAELTGSHEPLLATRDARRRGAHAVVASLGARGLLARTPEGLWRAAPPGQMRGNPTGAGDSAVAGLLSGLVENLPWPERLARAVALSAATVLAPVAGEFDRQAYEALADRIAVTEDATAA, encoded by the coding sequence GTGATCCTCACGGTCACACTGAACACCGCGGTCGACATCACCTACCGCGTACGGGCCCTGCGGCCGCACTCCTCGCACCGGGTGAGCGAGGTGACCGAACGCCCGGGCGGCAAGGGGCTGAACGTGGCCCGGGTGCTCGCCGCGCTCGGCCACCGGGTGACGGTCACGGGCTTCTCGGGCGGGGTCACCGGCCGCTCCCTCCGGGAGCAACTCACCGGCTGCGCGGGCCTGGTGGACGCGCTGGTCCCGGTGTCCGGCCCGACGCGCCGCACGATAGCCGTGGTCGACACGGCCTCGGGCGACACCACGCAGCTCAACGAACCCGGCCCGGAGGTAACCCCCGCGGAGTGGGCGGCCTTCCAGGAGACGTACGGGCATCTGCTGCGCTCCGCCTCGGCGGTGGCCCTCTGCGGCAGCCTGCCACCGGGGGTGCCGGTGGGCGCGTACGCGGGGCTGGTTCGCGCGGCCCGCGCGGCGGCCGTCCCCGTCCTGCTCGACACCAGCGGCGAGCCGCTGCGCCGGGGGGTCGCCGCCCGCCCCGACATCGTCAAGCCGAACGCCGACGAGCTGGCCGAACTCACCGGCTCCCACGAGCCGTTGCTGGCCACCCGGGACGCCCGCAGGCGCGGCGCGCACGCCGTGGTGGCCTCCCTGGGCGCACGCGGTCTGCTCGCCCGCACCCCGGAGGGCCTGTGGCGGGCCGCCCCGCCCGGCCAGATGCGCGGCAATCCGACGGGCGCGGGCGACTCGGCGGTCGCGGGCCTGCTGTCGGGCCTGGTGGAGAACCTGCCCTGGCCGGAACGCCTGGCGCGGGCCGTCGCCCTGTCCGCGGCGACCGTACTCGCCCCGGTGGCGGGCGAGTTCGACCGTCAGGCGTACGAGGCACTGGCGGACCGGATCGCGGTGACGGAGGACGCGACGGCCGCGTGA
- the nagA gene encoding N-acetylglucosamine-6-phosphate deacetylase — MAPSKVLSGARVVLPTGVVDGGRVIVDGTRIAGSAGEDTPVTDLSGHWLVPGFVDLHNHGGGGASFTSGTVEEVLRGVHTHRLHGTTTVVASTVTGDMDGLAQRAGLLSELAEQGDIAGIHFEGPFISPCRKGAHSEELLRDPDPAEVRKLIDAARGRARMVTLATELPGGLDSVRLLAEHGVIAAIGHTDATYEQTVEAIDAGATVATHLFNAMPPLGHRTPGPITALLEDERITVELINDGTHLHPAALQLAFHHAGADRVAFITDAMDAAGFGDGRYLLGPLEVEVSEGVARLVEGGSIAGSTLTLDRAFQRAVTVDRLPVEDVVAALSANPARLLGAYDRVGSLEPGKDADLVVLDAEFALKGVMRRGEWVVDPQLG, encoded by the coding sequence ATGGCCCCTAGCAAGGTTCTCTCCGGTGCCAGGGTGGTCCTGCCCACCGGAGTCGTGGACGGCGGACGCGTGATCGTCGACGGCACGCGCATCGCCGGGAGCGCCGGCGAGGACACCCCGGTCACCGATCTGTCGGGCCACTGGCTCGTCCCCGGCTTCGTCGACCTGCACAACCACGGCGGCGGCGGCGCCTCCTTCACCTCCGGCACCGTGGAGGAGGTCCTGCGGGGCGTGCACACGCACCGGCTGCACGGCACCACCACGGTCGTCGCCTCGACCGTGACCGGCGACATGGACGGACTGGCGCAGCGCGCCGGACTGCTCTCCGAGCTGGCCGAGCAGGGCGACATCGCGGGCATCCACTTCGAGGGCCCGTTCATCTCGCCGTGCCGCAAGGGCGCGCACTCCGAGGAGCTGCTGCGCGACCCGGACCCGGCCGAGGTCCGCAAGCTGATCGACGCCGCGCGCGGCCGGGCCCGGATGGTCACCCTCGCCACCGAACTGCCGGGCGGTCTCGACTCCGTGCGCCTGCTGGCAGAGCACGGGGTGATCGCGGCCATCGGGCACACCGACGCGACGTACGAGCAGACGGTGGAGGCCATCGACGCGGGCGCGACCGTGGCCACGCACCTGTTCAACGCGATGCCCCCGCTCGGCCACCGCACCCCGGGGCCCATCACCGCCCTCCTGGAGGACGAGCGGATCACCGTCGAGCTGATCAACGACGGGACCCATCTCCACCCGGCCGCCCTCCAGCTGGCGTTCCATCACGCGGGCGCGGACCGGGTGGCGTTCATCACCGACGCCATGGACGCGGCGGGCTTCGGCGACGGCCGCTATCTGCTCGGCCCGCTGGAGGTCGAGGTCAGCGAGGGGGTCGCGCGCCTGGTGGAGGGCGGCTCGATCGCGGGCTCCACGCTCACCCTGGACCGCGCCTTCCAGCGGGCGGTCACCGTCGACCGGCTGCCCGTCGAGGACGTCGTCGCGGCCCTCTCCGCCAACCCGGCCAGGCTGCTCGGCGCGTACGACCGGGTGGGCTCGCTGGAGCCGGGCAAGGACGCCGACCTGGTGGTCCTCGACGCGGAGTTCGCCCTCAAGGGCGTGATGCGCCGGGGCGAATGGGTGGTCGATCCCCAACTGGGCTGA
- a CDS encoding ROK family protein: MRHVIALDVGGTGMKAALVGPAGELLHQARRATGRERGPDAVVDAILDFAAELRAHGERHFGTPATAAGVAVPGIVDADSGTAVYSANLGWRDVPLRRLLGERLGGVPVALGHDVRTGGLAEGRIGAGRGADRFLFVPLGTGIAGAIGIGGTVEAGAHGFAGEIGHIVVRPQGTPCPCGQHGCLERYASAAAVSQAWAEASGSPDADAADCAKAVESGDPRAVRVWQDAVDALADGLVTALTLLDPRTLIIGGGLAEAGDTLFTPLRAAVERRVTFQKLPSLVPAALGDTAGCLGAGLLAWDLLETPLTDRSEVTT; encoded by the coding sequence GTGAGACATGTCATCGCCCTCGATGTGGGCGGCACCGGGATGAAGGCCGCCCTGGTCGGGCCGGCGGGCGAGCTGCTCCACCAGGCCCGCCGCGCCACCGGCCGGGAACGCGGCCCGGACGCCGTGGTCGACGCGATCCTCGACTTCGCGGCCGAGCTGCGCGCCCACGGCGAGCGGCACTTCGGGACCCCCGCGACGGCCGCCGGGGTCGCCGTCCCCGGCATCGTCGACGCGGACAGCGGCACCGCCGTCTACTCGGCGAACCTCGGCTGGCGCGACGTACCGCTGCGCCGGCTGCTCGGCGAGCGGCTGGGCGGGGTGCCGGTGGCCCTCGGACACGACGTGCGCACCGGCGGCCTCGCGGAGGGCCGGATCGGCGCCGGACGGGGGGCCGACCGTTTCCTGTTCGTCCCGCTCGGCACCGGCATCGCGGGCGCCATCGGCATCGGCGGCACGGTCGAGGCGGGCGCGCACGGCTTCGCCGGCGAGATCGGCCACATCGTCGTACGCCCCCAGGGCACCCCGTGCCCCTGCGGACAGCACGGCTGCCTGGAGCGGTACGCGTCCGCGGCGGCCGTGAGCCAGGCCTGGGCGGAGGCCTCCGGATCACCCGACGCCGACGCGGCGGACTGCGCGAAGGCCGTGGAGTCGGGGGACCCGCGGGCCGTACGGGTCTGGCAGGACGCCGTCGACGCGCTCGCCGACGGACTCGTCACCGCGCTCACCCTGCTCGACCCGCGCACCCTGATCATCGGCGGCGGGCTCGCCGAGGCCGGGGACACCCTGTTCACGCCCCTGCGGGCCGCCGTGGAACGGCGCGTCACCTTCCAGAAGCTGCCGTCGCTCGTCCCCGCGGCCCTCGGGGACACGGCCGGCTGCCTGGGCGCGGGCCTGCTCGCCTGGGACCTGCTCGAAACTCCCCTCACCGACCGCTCGGAGGTAACCACCTGA
- a CDS encoding ABC transporter substrate-binding protein, which produces MQRRRTGLVAAVSALGMTATLAGCGSSDGSGDVTLELVAADYGDSTANTSQKYWDTLVKGYEKAHPGVRVDVTVYPWTDVDRKVRERVAAGRAPDMAQIGAYADYAARDQLYSADQVLSIPVQADFVSQLTEAGQMNRVQYGMPFAASTRLLFFNKKLFADAGLTPPQSWSELAADASVLKSRGVKFPYALPLGPEEAQAETMQWLLSGGDGYTDDVGTYHLDSTENVDTLSWLKNELVGKGLTGPVAPAKLNRGDAFAAFARGEVGMLNGHPTLMKAAADKGVKFGMVPMPGVDGRAKATMGVADWMMAFKHNGHREQIGSFLDYVYSEKNVLAFSHEYDLLPVTTSASQAMSADAHDKDLAPFLDELPSSRLYPVGKTSWASVSADIKQDIGKAVAPGGSPAGVLGELQRTATIRDSRD; this is translated from the coding sequence GTGCAGCGACGGAGGACAGGACTGGTCGCGGCGGTGTCCGCGCTGGGTATGACAGCGACCCTCGCGGGCTGCGGCAGCTCGGACGGGTCCGGGGACGTGACCCTCGAACTCGTGGCCGCCGACTACGGCGACTCCACGGCCAACACCTCCCAGAAGTACTGGGACACGCTGGTCAAGGGGTACGAGAAGGCTCACCCGGGGGTGCGTGTCGACGTCACCGTCTACCCCTGGACCGACGTCGACCGCAAGGTCCGCGAGCGGGTGGCGGCGGGCAGGGCGCCCGACATGGCCCAGATCGGCGCGTACGCCGACTACGCCGCCAGGGACCAGCTCTACAGCGCCGATCAGGTGCTCTCCATACCGGTCCAGGCCGACTTCGTCTCCCAGCTCACCGAGGCGGGGCAGATGAACCGGGTGCAGTACGGGATGCCGTTCGCGGCCTCCACCCGGCTGCTGTTCTTCAACAAGAAGCTCTTCGCCGACGCCGGCCTCACCCCGCCGCAGAGCTGGAGCGAGCTCGCGGCCGACGCGAGCGTCCTCAAGTCGCGGGGCGTGAAGTTCCCGTACGCGCTGCCGCTGGGCCCGGAGGAGGCGCAGGCGGAGACCATGCAGTGGCTGCTGAGCGGCGGCGACGGTTACACGGACGACGTCGGCACGTACCACCTCGACTCGACGGAGAACGTCGACACCCTCAGCTGGCTCAAGAACGAACTGGTCGGCAAGGGACTCACCGGACCCGTCGCACCTGCCAAGCTCAACCGTGGAGACGCTTTCGCGGCGTTCGCCCGGGGCGAGGTCGGGATGCTCAACGGGCACCCCACGCTGATGAAGGCGGCGGCCGACAAGGGCGTGAAGTTCGGCATGGTGCCGATGCCGGGTGTCGACGGCCGGGCGAAGGCGACGATGGGTGTCGCCGACTGGATGATGGCGTTCAAGCACAACGGGCACCGGGAGCAGATCGGCTCGTTCCTGGACTACGTCTACAGCGAGAAGAACGTGCTCGCGTTCTCCCACGAGTACGACCTGCTGCCGGTGACGACGTCCGCGTCCCAGGCGATGAGCGCGGACGCGCACGACAAGGATCTCGCCCCGTTCCTCGACGAGCTGCCCTCCTCGCGGCTCTACCCGGTCGGCAAGACCTCCTGGGCATCCGTCAGCGCGGACATCAAGCAGGACATCGGCAAGGCGGTCGCCCCGGGGGGCAGCCCGGCCGGAGTGCTGGGCGAGCTGCAGCGGACGGCGACGATCAGGGACAGCCGGGACTGA
- a CDS encoding DUF3263 domain-containing protein yields the protein MTAMEELGTRERAVLAMERRGFAGPGAKERAIREQLGLAPVRYYQLLNALLDDPRALAHDPVTVNRLRRVREARRDDR from the coding sequence ATGACGGCCATGGAGGAGCTCGGGACGCGGGAGCGGGCGGTTCTCGCCATGGAGCGGCGGGGGTTCGCCGGGCCCGGGGCGAAGGAGCGGGCGATACGGGAGCAGCTGGGGCTGGCGCCGGTGCGTTATTACCAGCTTCTCAACGCGCTGCTCGACGATCCGCGGGCGCTGGCGCACGATCCGGTCACGGTGAACCGGTTGCGGCGGGTCCGGGAGGCCCGCCGCGACGACCGCTGA
- the otsB gene encoding trehalose-phosphatase, translated as MGSHAESPEHPETTDTVPTPATPTGRDGLRAILTHPARTVIALDFDGTLAPIVPDPEQARAHPGAVPALAALAPKVASVAVVTGRPAGVAVRHGGFAGVPGLDHLVVLGHYGAERWDARTGTVSAPAPHPGVAAVRAELPGVLDRAGAWHGTWVEEKGRAVAVHTRRAADPQAAFESLREPLADLATRHGLIVEPGRMVLELRPPGMDKGVALLEYVREVGAEAVLYAGDDLGDLPAFAAVDKLRSDGVPGLLVCSGSSEVAELAERADLVVDGPAGVVGLLRSLAERLDR; from the coding sequence ATGGGCAGTCATGCGGAATCCCCGGAACACCCCGAGACCACGGACACCGTCCCCACGCCGGCGACCCCCACGGGAAGGGACGGACTGCGGGCCATCCTCACGCACCCCGCCCGAACCGTGATCGCGCTCGACTTCGACGGAACCCTCGCCCCCATCGTCCCCGACCCGGAACAGGCCCGGGCCCACCCCGGCGCGGTCCCCGCCCTCGCGGCCCTCGCCCCGAAGGTCGCCTCCGTCGCGGTCGTCACGGGCCGGCCCGCCGGGGTCGCGGTGCGCCACGGCGGCTTCGCGGGGGTGCCGGGACTGGACCACCTCGTCGTCCTCGGCCACTACGGCGCCGAGCGCTGGGACGCCCGCACCGGCACCGTCAGCGCCCCCGCCCCCCATCCGGGCGTGGCCGCCGTCCGCGCCGAACTGCCGGGGGTCCTCGACCGGGCCGGCGCCTGGCACGGCACCTGGGTCGAGGAGAAGGGCCGCGCGGTCGCCGTCCACACCCGCCGCGCCGCGGACCCGCAGGCCGCCTTCGAGTCCCTGCGTGAACCCCTCGCCGACCTCGCCACCCGGCACGGCCTGATCGTCGAACCGGGCCGGATGGTCCTGGAACTGCGTCCGCCGGGCATGGACAAGGGCGTCGCCCTCCTGGAGTACGTCCGCGAGGTCGGCGCCGAGGCCGTCCTCTACGCGGGCGACGACCTCGGCGACCTGCCCGCCTTCGCCGCCGTCGACAAACTCCGCTCGGACGGCGTCCCGGGACTGCTGGTGTGCAGCGGCAGTTCGGAGGTCGCGGAACTCGCCGAACGCGCCGACCTGGTGGTCGACGGCCCCGCCGGAGTCGTCGGGCTGCTGAGGTCCCTGGCCGAGCGCCTGGACCGGTAG
- a CDS encoding alpha,alpha-trehalose-phosphate synthase (UDP-forming) — protein MASTASPHGTHRILVASNRGPVSYEVGEDGSLQARRGGGGLVSGLSAIGPDAGALWVCSALGEGDREAVRRGVGEDGVRMLDVDAAVHADAYNGIANSVLWFVHHMLYQTPLEPVFDQEFRRQWASYEAYNGAFARALADEAAEGAVVIVQDYHLTLVPGMLRELRPDLRIGHFSHTPWAPVDYFRMLPDDIAGQVLRGMLGADRLGFLTRRWADAFTACCEALVGGLGDTRVGVHGLGADADFLRGRSHEPDVAERMAALRAQIGEGPDGRARRAIVRVDRTELSKNIVRGLLAYRQLLADRPEWRERVVHVAFAYPSRQDLAVYRDYTAAVQTLAEEINSEYGTPGWTPVVLHVKDDFARSLAAYRLADVALVNPIRDGMNLVAKEVPVVSDEGCVLVLSREAGAYEELGEDAVPVNPYDVVGTARALHEALSLPAGERAERTKRLAAAATALPPAQWFLEQLRALED, from the coding sequence ATGGCTTCAACGGCTTCACCGCACGGCACCCACCGGATCCTCGTCGCGTCCAACCGCGGACCGGTCTCCTACGAGGTGGGCGAGGACGGCTCGCTCCAGGCCAGGCGCGGCGGGGGCGGGCTGGTGTCGGGGCTCTCCGCGATCGGGCCGGACGCGGGCGCGCTGTGGGTGTGCTCGGCGCTCGGCGAGGGTGACCGCGAGGCGGTCCGGCGCGGGGTGGGCGAGGACGGCGTGCGGATGCTGGACGTCGACGCCGCGGTGCACGCCGACGCGTACAACGGCATCGCGAACTCCGTCCTGTGGTTCGTCCACCACATGCTGTACCAGACGCCGCTGGAGCCGGTCTTCGACCAGGAGTTCCGCCGTCAGTGGGCATCGTACGAGGCCTACAACGGCGCGTTCGCCCGGGCCCTGGCGGACGAGGCGGCCGAGGGCGCCGTGGTGATCGTGCAGGACTACCACCTGACCCTGGTCCCGGGCATGCTCCGGGAACTCCGGCCCGACCTGCGCATCGGCCACTTCTCGCACACCCCGTGGGCGCCGGTCGACTACTTCCGGATGCTGCCCGACGACATCGCCGGGCAGGTGCTGCGCGGCATGCTCGGCGCGGACCGGCTGGGCTTCCTGACGCGCCGCTGGGCGGACGCGTTCACCGCCTGCTGCGAGGCGCTCGTCGGCGGACTCGGCGACACCCGGGTCGGTGTGCACGGGCTCGGCGCGGACGCGGACTTCCTGCGCGGACGCTCCCACGAGCCGGACGTCGCCGAGCGGATGGCCGCGCTGCGCGCACAGATCGGCGAGGGCCCCGACGGCCGCGCCCGCCGGGCGATCGTACGGGTGGACCGCACCGAGCTGTCGAAGAACATCGTGCGGGGACTGCTGGCGTACCGGCAGCTCCTGGCGGACCGGCCCGAGTGGCGGGAGCGGGTGGTCCACGTGGCCTTCGCCTACCCCTCCCGCCAAGACCTGGCGGTCTACCGGGACTACACGGCCGCCGTGCAGACCCTGGCGGAGGAGATCAACTCCGAGTACGGGACGCCGGGCTGGACCCCGGTGGTGCTTCACGTCAAGGACGACTTCGCCCGCTCGCTGGCCGCCTACCGGCTCGCCGACGTGGCCCTCGTCAACCCCATCCGGGACGGCATGAACCTCGTCGCCAAGGAGGTGCCCGTCGTCTCCGACGAGGGGTGCGTGCTGGTGCTGTCCCGGGAGGCCGGGGCGTACGAGGAACTGGGCGAGGACGCGGTCCCGGTCAACCCGTACGACGTGGTCGGCACGGCGCGGGCCCTGCACGAGGCGCTGTCCCTGCCGGCCGGTGAACGGGCCGAGCGCACGAAGCGGCTCGCCGCGGCGGCGACGGCCCTGCCCCCGGCGCAGTGGTTCCTGGAGCAGTTGCGCGCGCTGGAGGACTGA
- a CDS encoding glucosyl-3-phosphoglycerate synthase has protein sequence MLKEVERWLGTRSWSVADRPLHRIMSAKRASGSTVSVVLPALNEEETVGEIVAAIRADLMRRVPLVDEIVVVDSGSTDRTSAVAAAAGARVVHRDEILPRIPAVPGKGEVLWRSLLVTSGDIVCFIDADLREFSSDFVSGIVGPLLTDPGVHLVKGMYDRPLAGAAGQGGRVTELMARPLLNMHWPQLAGFVQPLGGEYAARRSLLERLPFPVGYGVELGMLVDALHLVGLDALAQVDVGQRIHRHQDGQALGRMSAAIYRTAQLRLARGHLVRPSLTQFERGEDGFEPRTYSVDTEERPPMAEISEYVERRAA, from the coding sequence GTGCTGAAGGAAGTCGAGCGCTGGCTGGGCACACGCTCCTGGTCCGTGGCCGATCGCCCGCTCCACCGGATCATGTCCGCCAAACGTGCCTCGGGCTCCACGGTGAGCGTCGTGCTGCCCGCGCTGAACGAGGAGGAGACGGTCGGCGAGATCGTCGCCGCCATCCGTGCGGACCTGATGCGCCGGGTGCCCCTCGTCGACGAGATCGTCGTCGTCGACTCGGGCTCGACCGACCGCACCTCGGCGGTGGCCGCCGCGGCGGGCGCGCGCGTCGTGCACCGGGACGAGATCCTGCCCCGCATCCCGGCCGTACCCGGCAAGGGCGAGGTCCTGTGGCGGTCGCTCCTCGTGACGAGCGGGGACATCGTCTGTTTCATCGACGCGGACCTGAGGGAGTTCTCGTCGGACTTCGTCTCCGGGATCGTGGGCCCGCTGCTCACCGATCCTGGCGTGCACCTCGTCAAGGGGATGTACGACCGTCCGCTGGCCGGCGCCGCGGGCCAGGGCGGCCGGGTCACGGAGCTCATGGCCCGACCGCTGCTGAACATGCACTGGCCGCAGCTGGCCGGCTTCGTCCAGCCGCTCGGCGGTGAGTACGCGGCCCGCCGCTCGCTGCTGGAGCGGCTGCCCTTCCCCGTCGGGTACGGCGTGGAACTGGGCATGCTCGTCGACGCCCTGCACCTGGTGGGTCTCGACGCGCTGGCCCAGGTCGACGTGGGCCAGCGCATCCACCGGCACCAGGACGGGCAGGCGCTGGGCCGGATGTCCGCCGCGATCTACCGCACGGCGCAGCTCCGGCTGGCCCGTGGTCATCTCGTCCGGCCGTCCCTCACCCAGTTCGAGCGGGGCGAGGACGGTTTCGAGCCGCGCACGTACTCGGTGGACACGGAGGAACGCCCCCCGATGGCCGAAATCTCCGAGTACGTGGAACGCAGGGCCGCGTGA